The proteins below come from a single Hirundo rustica isolate bHirRus1 chromosome 6, bHirRus1.pri.v3, whole genome shotgun sequence genomic window:
- the BMAL1 gene encoding basic helix-loop-helix ARNT-like protein 1 isoform X5: MADQRMDISSTISDFMSPDPADLISSSLSTSGMDCNRKRKGSSTDYQLDGFPFEEGMDTDKDDQHGRLEYADQQGRIKNAREAHSQIEKRRRDKMNSFIDELASLVPTCNAMSRKLDKLTVLRMAVQHMKTLRGATNPYTEANYKPAFLSDDELKHLILRAADGFLFVVGCDRGKILFVSESVFKILNYSQNDLIGQSLFDYLHPKDIAKVKEQLSSSDTAPRERLIDAKTGLPVKTDITPGPSRLCSGARRSFFCRMKCNRPSVKVEDKDFPSTCSKKKADRKSFCTIHSTGYLKSWPPTKMGLDEDNEPDNEGCNLSCLVAIGRLHPHVVPQPANGEIRVKPTEYVSRHAIDGKFVFVDQRATAILAYLPQELLGTSCYEYFHQDDIAHLAECHRQVLQTREKITTNCYKFKIKDGSFITLRSRWFSFMNPWTKEVEYIVSTNTVVSTTVLDSGDAAFPQLAASPHSMDSVLQAGEGGPKRTHPTVPGIPGGTRAGAGKIGRMIAEEIMEIHRNRS; the protein is encoded by the exons ATGGCAGACCAAAGGATGGACATATCTTCTACAATTAGTGACTTTATGTCACCAGACCCTGCTGACTTGATCTCCAGTTCCCTTAGCACTTCAGGAATGGACTGtaataggaaaagaaagggaagctCAACAGATTATCA actCGATGGCTTTCCTTTTGA GGAAGGTATGGATACAGATAAAGATGACCAACATGGAAG ATTGGAGTATGCAGACCAACAAGGCAGGATAAAAAATGCAAG ggaggcTCACAGCCAGATCGAGAAGAGGCGCAGGGATAAGATGAACAGTTTCATAGACGAGCTGGCCTCGCTGGTGCCCACGTGCAACGCCATGTCCCGCAAGCTGGACAAGCTCACCGTGCTCAGGATGGCTGTCCAGCACATGAAAACACTTCGTG gtGCTACAAACCCATATACAGAAGCAAACTACAAGCCTGCTTTTCTATCAGATGATGAATTAAAACATCTTATTCTCAGG GCAGCAGatggatttctttttgttgtggGCTGTGACAGAGGAAAGATACTGTTTGTTTCAGAATCTGTCTTCAAGATCCTCAACTACAGTCAG AATGATTTGATTGGTCAAAGTTTATTTGATTATCTCCATCCTAAAGACATTGCCAAAGTGAAGGAGCAGCTCTCTTCTTCTGACACTGCGCCACGAGAAAGACTCATAGATGCAAAAA CCGGGCTCCCGGTCAAGACGGACATCACGCCCGGGCCCTCGCGGCTCTGCTCCGGAGCACGGCGCTCCTTCTTCTGCAGGATGAAGTGCAACAGGCCCTCTGTCAAGGTAGAAGACAAGGATTTCCCTTCAACCTGCTCAAAGAAGAAAG CAGACCGCAAAAGCTTCTGCACTATTCACAGCACAGGCTACTTAAAAAGCTGGCCTCCCACAAAGATGGGCCTGGATGAAGATAACGAGCCAGATAACGAGGGCTGCAATTTAAGCTGCCTCGTTGCCATCGGGAGGCTCCATCCCCACGTGGTGCCGCAGCCGGCCAACGGCGAGATCCGCGTGAAGCCCACGGAATACGTGTCCCGGCACGCCATCGACGGCAAATTCGTCTTTGTAGATCAGAG ggcaACAGCCATCCTGGCATACTTACCCCAGGAACTTCTAGGTACTTCGTGTTACGAATATTTTCATCAAGACGATATAGCACATCTTGCAGAATGTCACAGACAAG TTTTGCagacaagagaaaaaattacaaCTAACTGCtacaagtttaaaataaaagatggCTCTTTTATTACGTTGCGGAGTCGCTGGTTCAGTTTCATGAACCCTTGGACCAAAGAAGTAGAATACATTGTCTCCACAAACACAGTGGTTTC CACCACGGTCCTGGACAGCGGGGACGCGGCCTTTCCGCAGCTGGCAGCGTCCCCACACAGCATGGACAGcgtgctccaggctggggaag GTGGCCCTAAAAGGACCCATCCTACTGTGCCTGGAATTCCAGGTGGAACAAGAGCCGGGGCAGGTAAAATAGGGAGGATGATTGCTGAAGAAATCATGGAGATTCACAG AAACAGGAGTTAA
- the BMAL1 gene encoding basic helix-loop-helix ARNT-like protein 1 isoform X3, translating into MADQRMDISSTISDFMSPDPADLISSSLSTSGMDCNRKRKGSSTDYQEGMDTDKDDQHGRLEYADQQGRIKNAREAHSQIEKRRRDKMNSFIDELASLVPTCNAMSRKLDKLTVLRMAVQHMKTLRGATNPYTEANYKPAFLSDDELKHLILRAADGFLFVVGCDRGKILFVSESVFKILNYSQNDLIGQSLFDYLHPKDIAKVKEQLSSSDTAPRERLIDAKTGLPVKTDITPGPSRLCSGARRSFFCRMKCNRPSVKVEDKDFPSTCSKKKADRKSFCTIHSTGYLKSWPPTKMGLDEDNEPDNEGCNLSCLVAIGRLHPHVVPQPANGEIRVKPTEYVSRHAIDGKFVFVDQRATAILAYLPQELLGTSCYEYFHQDDIAHLAECHRQVLQTREKITTNCYKFKIKDGSFITLRSRWFSFMNPWTKEVEYIVSTNTVVSTTVLDSGDAAFPQLAASPHSMDSVLQAGEGGPKRTHPTVPGIPGGTRAGAGKIGRMIAEEIMEIHRIRGSSPSSCGSSPLNITSTPPPDTSSPGGKKILNGGTPDISSAGLLSGQIQDNSGYPYSDNSSILGENSHIGMDMIDTEQGSSSPSNDEAAMAVIMSLLEADAGLGGPVDFSDLPWPL; encoded by the exons ATGGCAGACCAAAGGATGGACATATCTTCTACAATTAGTGACTTTATGTCACCAGACCCTGCTGACTTGATCTCCAGTTCCCTTAGCACTTCAGGAATGGACTGtaataggaaaagaaagggaagctCAACAGATTATCA GGAAGGTATGGATACAGATAAAGATGACCAACATGGAAG ATTGGAGTATGCAGACCAACAAGGCAGGATAAAAAATGCAAG ggaggcTCACAGCCAGATCGAGAAGAGGCGCAGGGATAAGATGAACAGTTTCATAGACGAGCTGGCCTCGCTGGTGCCCACGTGCAACGCCATGTCCCGCAAGCTGGACAAGCTCACCGTGCTCAGGATGGCTGTCCAGCACATGAAAACACTTCGTG gtGCTACAAACCCATATACAGAAGCAAACTACAAGCCTGCTTTTCTATCAGATGATGAATTAAAACATCTTATTCTCAGG GCAGCAGatggatttctttttgttgtggGCTGTGACAGAGGAAAGATACTGTTTGTTTCAGAATCTGTCTTCAAGATCCTCAACTACAGTCAG AATGATTTGATTGGTCAAAGTTTATTTGATTATCTCCATCCTAAAGACATTGCCAAAGTGAAGGAGCAGCTCTCTTCTTCTGACACTGCGCCACGAGAAAGACTCATAGATGCAAAAA CCGGGCTCCCGGTCAAGACGGACATCACGCCCGGGCCCTCGCGGCTCTGCTCCGGAGCACGGCGCTCCTTCTTCTGCAGGATGAAGTGCAACAGGCCCTCTGTCAAGGTAGAAGACAAGGATTTCCCTTCAACCTGCTCAAAGAAGAAAG CAGACCGCAAAAGCTTCTGCACTATTCACAGCACAGGCTACTTAAAAAGCTGGCCTCCCACAAAGATGGGCCTGGATGAAGATAACGAGCCAGATAACGAGGGCTGCAATTTAAGCTGCCTCGTTGCCATCGGGAGGCTCCATCCCCACGTGGTGCCGCAGCCGGCCAACGGCGAGATCCGCGTGAAGCCCACGGAATACGTGTCCCGGCACGCCATCGACGGCAAATTCGTCTTTGTAGATCAGAG ggcaACAGCCATCCTGGCATACTTACCCCAGGAACTTCTAGGTACTTCGTGTTACGAATATTTTCATCAAGACGATATAGCACATCTTGCAGAATGTCACAGACAAG TTTTGCagacaagagaaaaaattacaaCTAACTGCtacaagtttaaaataaaagatggCTCTTTTATTACGTTGCGGAGTCGCTGGTTCAGTTTCATGAACCCTTGGACCAAAGAAGTAGAATACATTGTCTCCACAAACACAGTGGTTTC CACCACGGTCCTGGACAGCGGGGACGCGGCCTTTCCGCAGCTGGCAGCGTCCCCACACAGCATGGACAGcgtgctccaggctggggaag GTGGCCCTAAAAGGACCCATCCTACTGTGCCTGGAATTCCAGGTGGAACAAGAGCCGGGGCAGGTAAAATAGGGAGGATGATTGCTGAAGAAATCATGGAGATTCACAG GATAAGAGGATCATCACCTTCCAGCTGTGGCTCCAGTCCCCTGAACATCACCAGCACCCCCCCGCCCGACACATCCTCCCCAGGAGGGAAGAAG ATCTTGAATGGTGGCACTCCAGACATTTCTTCAGCTGGGCTGCTGTCCGGGCAAATCCAGGATAATTCTGGCTACCCATATTCCGACAACTCCTCGATCCTGG GGGAGAACTCCCACATCGGCATGGACATGATCGACACggagcagggctccagcagccccagcaacGACGAGGCGGCCATGGCCGTCATCATGAGCCTGCTGGAGGCCGACGCGGGGCTCGGCGGCCCCGTGGACTTCAGCGACCTGCCCTGGCCCTTGTAA
- the BMAL1 gene encoding basic helix-loop-helix ARNT-like protein 1 isoform X1, with product MADQRMDISSTISDFMSPDPADLISSSLSTSGMDCNRKRKGSSTDYQLDGFPFEEGMDTDKDDQHGRLEYADQQGRIKNAREAHSQIEKRRRDKMNSFIDELASLVPTCNAMSRKLDKLTVLRMAVQHMKTLRGATNPYTEANYKPAFLSDDELKHLILRAADGFLFVVGCDRGKILFVSESVFKILNYSQNDLIGQSLFDYLHPKDIAKVKEQLSSSDTAPRERLIDAKTGLPVKTDITPGPSRLCSGARRSFFCRMKCNRPSVKVEDKDFPSTCSKKKADRKSFCTIHSTGYLKSWPPTKMGLDEDNEPDNEGCNLSCLVAIGRLHPHVVPQPANGEIRVKPTEYVSRHAIDGKFVFVDQRATAILAYLPQELLGTSCYEYFHQDDIAHLAECHRQVLQTREKITTNCYKFKIKDGSFITLRSRWFSFMNPWTKEVEYIVSTNTVVSTTVLDSGDAAFPQLAASPHSMDSVLQAGEGGPKRTHPTVPGIPGGTRAGAGKIGRMIAEEIMEIHRIRGSSPSSCGSSPLNITSTPPPDTSSPGGKKILNGGTPDISSAGLLSGQIQDNSGYPYSDNSSILGENSHIGMDMIDTEQGSSSPSNDEAAMAVIMSLLEADAGLGGPVDFSDLPWPL from the exons ATGGCAGACCAAAGGATGGACATATCTTCTACAATTAGTGACTTTATGTCACCAGACCCTGCTGACTTGATCTCCAGTTCCCTTAGCACTTCAGGAATGGACTGtaataggaaaagaaagggaagctCAACAGATTATCA actCGATGGCTTTCCTTTTGA GGAAGGTATGGATACAGATAAAGATGACCAACATGGAAG ATTGGAGTATGCAGACCAACAAGGCAGGATAAAAAATGCAAG ggaggcTCACAGCCAGATCGAGAAGAGGCGCAGGGATAAGATGAACAGTTTCATAGACGAGCTGGCCTCGCTGGTGCCCACGTGCAACGCCATGTCCCGCAAGCTGGACAAGCTCACCGTGCTCAGGATGGCTGTCCAGCACATGAAAACACTTCGTG gtGCTACAAACCCATATACAGAAGCAAACTACAAGCCTGCTTTTCTATCAGATGATGAATTAAAACATCTTATTCTCAGG GCAGCAGatggatttctttttgttgtggGCTGTGACAGAGGAAAGATACTGTTTGTTTCAGAATCTGTCTTCAAGATCCTCAACTACAGTCAG AATGATTTGATTGGTCAAAGTTTATTTGATTATCTCCATCCTAAAGACATTGCCAAAGTGAAGGAGCAGCTCTCTTCTTCTGACACTGCGCCACGAGAAAGACTCATAGATGCAAAAA CCGGGCTCCCGGTCAAGACGGACATCACGCCCGGGCCCTCGCGGCTCTGCTCCGGAGCACGGCGCTCCTTCTTCTGCAGGATGAAGTGCAACAGGCCCTCTGTCAAGGTAGAAGACAAGGATTTCCCTTCAACCTGCTCAAAGAAGAAAG CAGACCGCAAAAGCTTCTGCACTATTCACAGCACAGGCTACTTAAAAAGCTGGCCTCCCACAAAGATGGGCCTGGATGAAGATAACGAGCCAGATAACGAGGGCTGCAATTTAAGCTGCCTCGTTGCCATCGGGAGGCTCCATCCCCACGTGGTGCCGCAGCCGGCCAACGGCGAGATCCGCGTGAAGCCCACGGAATACGTGTCCCGGCACGCCATCGACGGCAAATTCGTCTTTGTAGATCAGAG ggcaACAGCCATCCTGGCATACTTACCCCAGGAACTTCTAGGTACTTCGTGTTACGAATATTTTCATCAAGACGATATAGCACATCTTGCAGAATGTCACAGACAAG TTTTGCagacaagagaaaaaattacaaCTAACTGCtacaagtttaaaataaaagatggCTCTTTTATTACGTTGCGGAGTCGCTGGTTCAGTTTCATGAACCCTTGGACCAAAGAAGTAGAATACATTGTCTCCACAAACACAGTGGTTTC CACCACGGTCCTGGACAGCGGGGACGCGGCCTTTCCGCAGCTGGCAGCGTCCCCACACAGCATGGACAGcgtgctccaggctggggaag GTGGCCCTAAAAGGACCCATCCTACTGTGCCTGGAATTCCAGGTGGAACAAGAGCCGGGGCAGGTAAAATAGGGAGGATGATTGCTGAAGAAATCATGGAGATTCACAG GATAAGAGGATCATCACCTTCCAGCTGTGGCTCCAGTCCCCTGAACATCACCAGCACCCCCCCGCCCGACACATCCTCCCCAGGAGGGAAGAAG ATCTTGAATGGTGGCACTCCAGACATTTCTTCAGCTGGGCTGCTGTCCGGGCAAATCCAGGATAATTCTGGCTACCCATATTCCGACAACTCCTCGATCCTGG GGGAGAACTCCCACATCGGCATGGACATGATCGACACggagcagggctccagcagccccagcaacGACGAGGCGGCCATGGCCGTCATCATGAGCCTGCTGGAGGCCGACGCGGGGCTCGGCGGCCCCGTGGACTTCAGCGACCTGCCCTGGCCCTTGTAA
- the BMAL1 gene encoding basic helix-loop-helix ARNT-like protein 1 isoform X2 codes for MADQRMDISSTISDFMSPDPADLISSSLSTSGMDCNRKRKGSSTDYQLDGFPFEEGMDTDKDDQHGRLEYADQQGRIKNAREAHSQIEKRRRDKMNSFIDELASLVPTCNAMSRKLDKLTVLRMAVQHMKTLRGATNPYTEANYKPAFLSDDELKHLILRAADGFLFVVGCDRGKILFVSESVFKILNYSQNDLIGQSLFDYLHPKDIAKVKEQLSSSDTAPRERLIDAKTGLPVKTDITPGPSRLCSGARRSFFCRMKCNRPSVKVEDKDFPSTCSKKKDRKSFCTIHSTGYLKSWPPTKMGLDEDNEPDNEGCNLSCLVAIGRLHPHVVPQPANGEIRVKPTEYVSRHAIDGKFVFVDQRATAILAYLPQELLGTSCYEYFHQDDIAHLAECHRQVLQTREKITTNCYKFKIKDGSFITLRSRWFSFMNPWTKEVEYIVSTNTVVSTTVLDSGDAAFPQLAASPHSMDSVLQAGEGGPKRTHPTVPGIPGGTRAGAGKIGRMIAEEIMEIHRIRGSSPSSCGSSPLNITSTPPPDTSSPGGKKILNGGTPDISSAGLLSGQIQDNSGYPYSDNSSILGENSHIGMDMIDTEQGSSSPSNDEAAMAVIMSLLEADAGLGGPVDFSDLPWPL; via the exons ATGGCAGACCAAAGGATGGACATATCTTCTACAATTAGTGACTTTATGTCACCAGACCCTGCTGACTTGATCTCCAGTTCCCTTAGCACTTCAGGAATGGACTGtaataggaaaagaaagggaagctCAACAGATTATCA actCGATGGCTTTCCTTTTGA GGAAGGTATGGATACAGATAAAGATGACCAACATGGAAG ATTGGAGTATGCAGACCAACAAGGCAGGATAAAAAATGCAAG ggaggcTCACAGCCAGATCGAGAAGAGGCGCAGGGATAAGATGAACAGTTTCATAGACGAGCTGGCCTCGCTGGTGCCCACGTGCAACGCCATGTCCCGCAAGCTGGACAAGCTCACCGTGCTCAGGATGGCTGTCCAGCACATGAAAACACTTCGTG gtGCTACAAACCCATATACAGAAGCAAACTACAAGCCTGCTTTTCTATCAGATGATGAATTAAAACATCTTATTCTCAGG GCAGCAGatggatttctttttgttgtggGCTGTGACAGAGGAAAGATACTGTTTGTTTCAGAATCTGTCTTCAAGATCCTCAACTACAGTCAG AATGATTTGATTGGTCAAAGTTTATTTGATTATCTCCATCCTAAAGACATTGCCAAAGTGAAGGAGCAGCTCTCTTCTTCTGACACTGCGCCACGAGAAAGACTCATAGATGCAAAAA CCGGGCTCCCGGTCAAGACGGACATCACGCCCGGGCCCTCGCGGCTCTGCTCCGGAGCACGGCGCTCCTTCTTCTGCAGGATGAAGTGCAACAGGCCCTCTGTCAAGGTAGAAGACAAGGATTTCCCTTCAACCTGCTCAAAGAAGAAAG ACCGCAAAAGCTTCTGCACTATTCACAGCACAGGCTACTTAAAAAGCTGGCCTCCCACAAAGATGGGCCTGGATGAAGATAACGAGCCAGATAACGAGGGCTGCAATTTAAGCTGCCTCGTTGCCATCGGGAGGCTCCATCCCCACGTGGTGCCGCAGCCGGCCAACGGCGAGATCCGCGTGAAGCCCACGGAATACGTGTCCCGGCACGCCATCGACGGCAAATTCGTCTTTGTAGATCAGAG ggcaACAGCCATCCTGGCATACTTACCCCAGGAACTTCTAGGTACTTCGTGTTACGAATATTTTCATCAAGACGATATAGCACATCTTGCAGAATGTCACAGACAAG TTTTGCagacaagagaaaaaattacaaCTAACTGCtacaagtttaaaataaaagatggCTCTTTTATTACGTTGCGGAGTCGCTGGTTCAGTTTCATGAACCCTTGGACCAAAGAAGTAGAATACATTGTCTCCACAAACACAGTGGTTTC CACCACGGTCCTGGACAGCGGGGACGCGGCCTTTCCGCAGCTGGCAGCGTCCCCACACAGCATGGACAGcgtgctccaggctggggaag GTGGCCCTAAAAGGACCCATCCTACTGTGCCTGGAATTCCAGGTGGAACAAGAGCCGGGGCAGGTAAAATAGGGAGGATGATTGCTGAAGAAATCATGGAGATTCACAG GATAAGAGGATCATCACCTTCCAGCTGTGGCTCCAGTCCCCTGAACATCACCAGCACCCCCCCGCCCGACACATCCTCCCCAGGAGGGAAGAAG ATCTTGAATGGTGGCACTCCAGACATTTCTTCAGCTGGGCTGCTGTCCGGGCAAATCCAGGATAATTCTGGCTACCCATATTCCGACAACTCCTCGATCCTGG GGGAGAACTCCCACATCGGCATGGACATGATCGACACggagcagggctccagcagccccagcaacGACGAGGCGGCCATGGCCGTCATCATGAGCCTGCTGGAGGCCGACGCGGGGCTCGGCGGCCCCGTGGACTTCAGCGACCTGCCCTGGCCCTTGTAA
- the BMAL1 gene encoding basic helix-loop-helix ARNT-like protein 1 isoform X4, with translation MADQRMDISSTISDFMSPDPADLISSSLSTSGMDCNRKRKGSSTDYQEGMDTDKDDQHGRLEYADQQGRIKNAREAHSQIEKRRRDKMNSFIDELASLVPTCNAMSRKLDKLTVLRMAVQHMKTLRGATNPYTEANYKPAFLSDDELKHLILRAADGFLFVVGCDRGKILFVSESVFKILNYSQNDLIGQSLFDYLHPKDIAKVKEQLSSSDTAPRERLIDAKTGLPVKTDITPGPSRLCSGARRSFFCRMKCNRPSVKVEDKDFPSTCSKKKDRKSFCTIHSTGYLKSWPPTKMGLDEDNEPDNEGCNLSCLVAIGRLHPHVVPQPANGEIRVKPTEYVSRHAIDGKFVFVDQRATAILAYLPQELLGTSCYEYFHQDDIAHLAECHRQVLQTREKITTNCYKFKIKDGSFITLRSRWFSFMNPWTKEVEYIVSTNTVVSTTVLDSGDAAFPQLAASPHSMDSVLQAGEGGPKRTHPTVPGIPGGTRAGAGKIGRMIAEEIMEIHRIRGSSPSSCGSSPLNITSTPPPDTSSPGGKKILNGGTPDISSAGLLSGQIQDNSGYPYSDNSSILGENSHIGMDMIDTEQGSSSPSNDEAAMAVIMSLLEADAGLGGPVDFSDLPWPL, from the exons ATGGCAGACCAAAGGATGGACATATCTTCTACAATTAGTGACTTTATGTCACCAGACCCTGCTGACTTGATCTCCAGTTCCCTTAGCACTTCAGGAATGGACTGtaataggaaaagaaagggaagctCAACAGATTATCA GGAAGGTATGGATACAGATAAAGATGACCAACATGGAAG ATTGGAGTATGCAGACCAACAAGGCAGGATAAAAAATGCAAG ggaggcTCACAGCCAGATCGAGAAGAGGCGCAGGGATAAGATGAACAGTTTCATAGACGAGCTGGCCTCGCTGGTGCCCACGTGCAACGCCATGTCCCGCAAGCTGGACAAGCTCACCGTGCTCAGGATGGCTGTCCAGCACATGAAAACACTTCGTG gtGCTACAAACCCATATACAGAAGCAAACTACAAGCCTGCTTTTCTATCAGATGATGAATTAAAACATCTTATTCTCAGG GCAGCAGatggatttctttttgttgtggGCTGTGACAGAGGAAAGATACTGTTTGTTTCAGAATCTGTCTTCAAGATCCTCAACTACAGTCAG AATGATTTGATTGGTCAAAGTTTATTTGATTATCTCCATCCTAAAGACATTGCCAAAGTGAAGGAGCAGCTCTCTTCTTCTGACACTGCGCCACGAGAAAGACTCATAGATGCAAAAA CCGGGCTCCCGGTCAAGACGGACATCACGCCCGGGCCCTCGCGGCTCTGCTCCGGAGCACGGCGCTCCTTCTTCTGCAGGATGAAGTGCAACAGGCCCTCTGTCAAGGTAGAAGACAAGGATTTCCCTTCAACCTGCTCAAAGAAGAAAG ACCGCAAAAGCTTCTGCACTATTCACAGCACAGGCTACTTAAAAAGCTGGCCTCCCACAAAGATGGGCCTGGATGAAGATAACGAGCCAGATAACGAGGGCTGCAATTTAAGCTGCCTCGTTGCCATCGGGAGGCTCCATCCCCACGTGGTGCCGCAGCCGGCCAACGGCGAGATCCGCGTGAAGCCCACGGAATACGTGTCCCGGCACGCCATCGACGGCAAATTCGTCTTTGTAGATCAGAG ggcaACAGCCATCCTGGCATACTTACCCCAGGAACTTCTAGGTACTTCGTGTTACGAATATTTTCATCAAGACGATATAGCACATCTTGCAGAATGTCACAGACAAG TTTTGCagacaagagaaaaaattacaaCTAACTGCtacaagtttaaaataaaagatggCTCTTTTATTACGTTGCGGAGTCGCTGGTTCAGTTTCATGAACCCTTGGACCAAAGAAGTAGAATACATTGTCTCCACAAACACAGTGGTTTC CACCACGGTCCTGGACAGCGGGGACGCGGCCTTTCCGCAGCTGGCAGCGTCCCCACACAGCATGGACAGcgtgctccaggctggggaag GTGGCCCTAAAAGGACCCATCCTACTGTGCCTGGAATTCCAGGTGGAACAAGAGCCGGGGCAGGTAAAATAGGGAGGATGATTGCTGAAGAAATCATGGAGATTCACAG GATAAGAGGATCATCACCTTCCAGCTGTGGCTCCAGTCCCCTGAACATCACCAGCACCCCCCCGCCCGACACATCCTCCCCAGGAGGGAAGAAG ATCTTGAATGGTGGCACTCCAGACATTTCTTCAGCTGGGCTGCTGTCCGGGCAAATCCAGGATAATTCTGGCTACCCATATTCCGACAACTCCTCGATCCTGG GGGAGAACTCCCACATCGGCATGGACATGATCGACACggagcagggctccagcagccccagcaacGACGAGGCGGCCATGGCCGTCATCATGAGCCTGCTGGAGGCCGACGCGGGGCTCGGCGGCCCCGTGGACTTCAGCGACCTGCCCTGGCCCTTGTAA